From a region of the Alnus glutinosa chromosome 1, dhAlnGlut1.1, whole genome shotgun sequence genome:
- the LOC133858288 gene encoding probable polygalacturonase isoform X2 has translation MLHSHTKQVIQIISAILILGVAECTVKLSSTLQYQAINCRKHSAVLTEFGAVGDGKTSNTKAFKAAIDSLSKYASDGGALLIVPPGKWLTGSFSLTSHFTLFLHKDALILASQDESEWPQIPPLPSYGRAFSGRFRSLIFGTNLTDVVITGNNGTIDGQGVTWWAKYNSGGFLNVSRPGMIELMYSNQIQISNLTLINSPFTFVHPVYSSDILIQGLTILAPIDSPNTDGIEPDSCTNTRIEDCFIAPGDDCIFVKSGIDQSGIRFGMPTKQLVIRRLTCISPDNAIIALGSEMSGGIQDVRAEDITALNMQAGVSIKTAIGRGAYVNDIYVRRLTLKTAKYVFLMMGNYNKHPDNGFDPKAIPEIHGINYKDMVAENVTYSARLEGISNDPFSGICISNATFTLTAKPNELQWKCTDIVGVTSNVTPEPCSLLTEKGGYACYFPEDKLPIENVQLKTCSAAAA, from the exons ATGTTGCATTCGCACACCAAGCAG GTTATTCAGATCATCTCAGCAATCCTTATATTGGGAGTCGCAGAATGTACAGTTAAGCTTTCGTCTACCTTGCAGTACCAGGCAATCAATTGTCGAAAGCACAGCGCGGTGTTGACGGAATTTGGAGCGGTTGGCGATGGAAAAACATCAAACACAAAGGCTTTCAAGGCTGCAATTGATAGCCTCAGCAAGTATGCATCAGATGGTGGGGCGCTGCTTATTGTACCCCCGGGAAAATGGTTAACTGGGAGCTTTAGTCTCACTAGCCATTTTACTCTTTTTCTCCACAAGGATGCTCTTATTCTCGCATCTCAG GATGAATCAGAATGGCCTCAAATTCCTCCATTGCCTTCTTATGGGAGAGCATTTAGTGGACGGTTCCGCAGTCTTATTTTTGGTACAAATCTCACAGACGTCGTAATCACCG GCAACAATGGCACGATTGATGGCCAGGGTGTAACTTGGTGGGCAAAGTATAATAGTGGCGGATTCTTGAATGTGAGCCGACCAGGCATGATTGAGCTTATGTACTCTAATCAAATCCAGATATCTAATCTTACACTAATTAACTCTCCATTCACGTTTGTCCATCCAGTATATAGCAG TGATATACTAATCCAAGGGCTGACGATCCTTGCACCGATTGACTCTCCTAACACTGATGGGATAGAGCCAG ATTCATGCACAAACACTCGTATTGAGGACTGCTTCATAGCACCAGGGGATGACTGCATTTTCGTGAAAAGTGGTATTGATCAATCTGGAATTAGATTTGGAATGCCCACAAAGCAGCTTGTCATCAGAAGGCTTACCTGCATTTCACCTGACAATGCTATCATTGCTCTAGGCAGTGAAATGTCTGGTGGAATTCAAGATGTTAGAGCTGAAGACATCACAGCCCTTAATATGCAAGCAGGTGTTAGTATCAAGACTGCTATCGGAAGAGGAGCTTATGTGAATGACATTTATGTGAGAAGATTGACCTTGAAGACAGCCAAGTATGTTTTCTTGATGATGGGTAATTATAATAAGCACCCTGACAATGGATTCGATCCAAAAGCCATTCCAGAGATTCATGGAATTAATTATAAAGACATGGTGGCAGAGAATGTTACTTATTCAGCAAGACTTGAAGGAATCTCTAATGATCCTTTTTCAGGAATATGCATTTCTAATGCGACTTTTACGTTGACTGCAAAGCCAAACGAATTGCAATGGAAGTGTACTGATATTGTGGGGGTGACAAGCAATGTGACTCCTGAGCCGTGCAGTTTGTTGACTGAGAAAGGAGGTTATGCTTGTTACTTTCCTGAGGATAAGCTGCCCATTGAAAATGTTCAGTTGAAGACATGTTCTGCTGCCGCTGCCTAA
- the LOC133858288 gene encoding probable polygalacturonase isoform X1 yields MEPCLKFRTSHVIQIISAILILGVAECTVKLSSTLQYQAINCRKHSAVLTEFGAVGDGKTSNTKAFKAAIDSLSKYASDGGALLIVPPGKWLTGSFSLTSHFTLFLHKDALILASQDESEWPQIPPLPSYGRAFSGRFRSLIFGTNLTDVVITGNNGTIDGQGVTWWAKYNSGGFLNVSRPGMIELMYSNQIQISNLTLINSPFTFVHPVYSSDILIQGLTILAPIDSPNTDGIEPDSCTNTRIEDCFIAPGDDCIFVKSGIDQSGIRFGMPTKQLVIRRLTCISPDNAIIALGSEMSGGIQDVRAEDITALNMQAGVSIKTAIGRGAYVNDIYVRRLTLKTAKYVFLMMGNYNKHPDNGFDPKAIPEIHGINYKDMVAENVTYSARLEGISNDPFSGICISNATFTLTAKPNELQWKCTDIVGVTSNVTPEPCSLLTEKGGYACYFPEDKLPIENVQLKTCSAAAA; encoded by the exons ATGGAGCCGTGTCTGAAATTCAGAACATCCCAT GTTATTCAGATCATCTCAGCAATCCTTATATTGGGAGTCGCAGAATGTACAGTTAAGCTTTCGTCTACCTTGCAGTACCAGGCAATCAATTGTCGAAAGCACAGCGCGGTGTTGACGGAATTTGGAGCGGTTGGCGATGGAAAAACATCAAACACAAAGGCTTTCAAGGCTGCAATTGATAGCCTCAGCAAGTATGCATCAGATGGTGGGGCGCTGCTTATTGTACCCCCGGGAAAATGGTTAACTGGGAGCTTTAGTCTCACTAGCCATTTTACTCTTTTTCTCCACAAGGATGCTCTTATTCTCGCATCTCAG GATGAATCAGAATGGCCTCAAATTCCTCCATTGCCTTCTTATGGGAGAGCATTTAGTGGACGGTTCCGCAGTCTTATTTTTGGTACAAATCTCACAGACGTCGTAATCACCG GCAACAATGGCACGATTGATGGCCAGGGTGTAACTTGGTGGGCAAAGTATAATAGTGGCGGATTCTTGAATGTGAGCCGACCAGGCATGATTGAGCTTATGTACTCTAATCAAATCCAGATATCTAATCTTACACTAATTAACTCTCCATTCACGTTTGTCCATCCAGTATATAGCAG TGATATACTAATCCAAGGGCTGACGATCCTTGCACCGATTGACTCTCCTAACACTGATGGGATAGAGCCAG ATTCATGCACAAACACTCGTATTGAGGACTGCTTCATAGCACCAGGGGATGACTGCATTTTCGTGAAAAGTGGTATTGATCAATCTGGAATTAGATTTGGAATGCCCACAAAGCAGCTTGTCATCAGAAGGCTTACCTGCATTTCACCTGACAATGCTATCATTGCTCTAGGCAGTGAAATGTCTGGTGGAATTCAAGATGTTAGAGCTGAAGACATCACAGCCCTTAATATGCAAGCAGGTGTTAGTATCAAGACTGCTATCGGAAGAGGAGCTTATGTGAATGACATTTATGTGAGAAGATTGACCTTGAAGACAGCCAAGTATGTTTTCTTGATGATGGGTAATTATAATAAGCACCCTGACAATGGATTCGATCCAAAAGCCATTCCAGAGATTCATGGAATTAATTATAAAGACATGGTGGCAGAGAATGTTACTTATTCAGCAAGACTTGAAGGAATCTCTAATGATCCTTTTTCAGGAATATGCATTTCTAATGCGACTTTTACGTTGACTGCAAAGCCAAACGAATTGCAATGGAAGTGTACTGATATTGTGGGGGTGACAAGCAATGTGACTCCTGAGCCGTGCAGTTTGTTGACTGAGAAAGGAGGTTATGCTTGTTACTTTCCTGAGGATAAGCTGCCCATTGAAAATGTTCAGTTGAAGACATGTTCTGCTGCCGCTGCCTAA
- the LOC133858291 gene encoding uncharacterized protein LOC133858291, translating to MAPKKWKPQSGNDFWTPMDCTSEGRSVVGSDDTTQDPNETQGNIDSQHVRHEQPVVGSDETTQDPDETQGNIDSQHVRHEQPVVGSDETTQDPDETQDPDETQGPINSEQCIAPEMEFGPSLQSGSDTSHHNGTTRVPRMLRGGKVYTIDEQGRRNVRTVGSPKDIWHIPAGEKVVIEFNTLCQPTGPGVEKFRRICGKIIRNGRFVKLHGNWRKIPLQEKEDMWNTLTKKFHFEPVHLVDQIKSLTMKDLATKRRQYRYEIKCGLKLKQGDTLESVITRASAVKVFDSEDFEMQVDTWLSSADMERALKAKTSRAQNVFLHTLGSKSIAQVAREMEEDMGETPNRDDMFIVSHTKKDGNPVNEAVGEAIAKMREIIENQSPTERVCSQGSVRWSQNDACAQVLGREHSGRVRGLGLGPTPGKSSSYSTSGQGSISSAPTPKELEMAAEMERLKNLYETTNIKLQEQNNKYEAQQEELAAVKRMVAMIMAEKQSSMGNNQEANT from the exons ATGGCCCCTAAAAAATGGAAGCCGCAATCAGGAAATGATTTTTGGACGCCTATGGACTGCACATCAGAGGGGCGATCGGTTGTGGGGTCAGATGATACGACACaggaccctaacgagacacaagggAACATAGATTCTCAGCATGTACGACATGAGCAACCGGTTGTGGGGTCAGACGAAACGACACAGGACCCTGACGAGACACAAGGGAACATAGATTCTCAGCATGTACGACATGAGCAACCGGTTGTGGGGTCAGACGAAACGACACAGGACCCTGACGAGACACAGGACCCTGACGAGACACAAGGGCCGATAAATTCCGAACAATGTATAGCACCTGAGATGGAGTTTGGACCATCACTACAATCAGGATCTGATACTTCACATCATAATGGTACTACTCGGGTGCCACGTATGTTACGGGGTGGGAAAGTTTACACAATAG ATGAGCAGGGTAGAAGAAATGTTAGGACTGTTGGTAGTCCTAaggacatatggcacatacctgcTGGAGAAAAGGTGGTGATCGAGTTCAACACGTTGTGCCAACCAACCGGCCCGGGGGTCGAGAAATTTAGAAGGATTTGTGGGAAGATCATCAGAAATGGTCGATTTGTAAAGTTGCATGGTAACTGGAGGAAAATACCATTGCAAGAGAAGGAAGATATGTGGAACACCCTAACG aaaaaatttcattttgagCCTGTCCACCTAGTTGATCAAATTAAGTCGTTAACAATGAAGGACCTAGCAACGAAAAGAAGGCAATACAGATACGAGATCAAGTGCGGTCTAAAGTTGAAACAGGGTGATACCTTAGAGTCTGTGATCACTAGGGCTTCGGCAGTGAAAGTCTTCGAttctgaagactttgaaatgcaAGTTGATACGTGGTTGTCTTCGGCTGATATG GAGAGAGCGTTGAAGGCCAAGACAAGCCGTGCCCAAAATGTATTTCTTCACACTCTGGGATCGAAGAGTATCGCACAAGTTGCACGAGAAATG GAGGAAGACATGGGAGAAACACCGAACCGAGATGATATGTTCATTGTCTCGCATACCAAGAAAGATGGAAACCCTGTGAATGAAGCGGTTGGGGAAGCTATT GCGAAGATGAGAGAGATTATCGAGAATCAGTCGCCTACAGAACGAGTGTGTTCACAGGGGTCAGTCCGTTGGTCGCAGAATGATGCATGTGCACAAGTGCTAGGACGAGAACATTCCGGTCGTGTGCGTGGCTTGGGGCTAGGGCCAACTCCCGGGAAATCAAGCTCTTACAGTACCTCCGGACAAGGATCGATCTCTAGTGCGCCTACTCCCAAAGAACTAGAGATGGCTGCTGAGATGGAACGTTTGAAGAATTTGTACGAAACGACAAACATCAAACTGCAAGAGCAAAACAACAAGTATGAAGCGCAACAAGAAGAGTTGGCAGCCGTCAAACGTATGGTCGCAATGATTATGGCAGAGAAACAATCATCAATGGGAAACAACCAAGAAG CGAACACATAA
- the LOC133858286 gene encoding probable polygalacturonase isoform X1, with protein sequence MEPCLKFRTSHVIQIISAILILGVAECTVKLSSTLQYQAINCRKHSAVLTEFGAVGDGKTSNTKAFKAAIDSLSKYASDGGALLIVPPGKWLTGSFSLTSHFTLFLHKDALILASQDESEWPQIPPLPSYGRAFSGRFRSLIFGTNLTDVVITGNNGTIDGQGVTWWAKYNSGGFLNVSRPGMIELMYSNQIQISNLTLINSPFTFVHPVYSSDILIQGLTILAPIDSPNTDGIEPDSCTNTRIEDCFIAPGDDCIFVKSGIDQSGIRFGMPTKQLVIRRLTCISPDNAIIALGSEMSGGIQDVRAEDITAFNMQAGVRIKTAIGRGAYVKDIYVRRLTLKTAKYVFWMMGNYDKHPDNGLFDPKALPKIHGINYRDVVAENVTYSARLIGISNDPFTGICISNATFTLTAKPKELQWNCTNIAGVTSNVTPKPCNLLPEKKGVNCHFPEDKLPIEHVRLKRCSATTP encoded by the exons ATGGAGCCGTGTCTGAAATTCAGAACATCCCAT GTTATTCAGATCATCTCAGCAATCCTTATATTGGGAGTCGCAGAATGTACAGTTAAGCTTTCGTCTACCTTGCAGTACCAGGCAATCAATTGTCGAAAGCACAGCGCGGTGTTGACGGAATTTGGAGCGGTTGGCGATGGAAAAACATCAAACACAAAGGCTTTCAAGGCTGCAATTGATAGCCTCAGCAAGTATGCATCAGATGGTGGGGCGCTGCTTATTGTACCCCCGGGAAAATGGTTAACTGGGAGCTTTAGTCTCACTAGCCATTTTACTCTTTTTCTCCACAAGGATGCTCTTATTCTCGCATCTCAG GATGAATCAGAATGGCCTCAAATTCCTCCATTGCCTTCTTATGGGAGAGCATTTAGTGGACGGTTCCGCAGTCTTATTTTTGGTACAAATCTCACAGACGTCGTAATCACCG GCAACAATGGCACGATTGATGGCCAGGGTGTAACTTGGTGGGCAAAGTATAATAGTGGCGGATTCTTGAATGTGAGCCGACCAGGCATGATTGAGCTTATGTACTCTAATCAAATCCAGATATCTAATCTTACACTAATTAACTCTCCATTCACGTTTGTCCATCCAGTATATAGCAG TGATATACTAATCCAAGGGCTGACGATCCTTGCACCGATTGACTCTCCTAACACTGATGGGATAGAGCCAG ATTCATGCACAAACACTCGTATTGAGGACTGCTTCATAGCACCAGGGGATGACTGCATTTTCGTGAAAAGTGGTATTGATCAATCTGGAATTAGATTTGGAATGCCCACAAAGCAGCTTGTCATCAGAAGGCTTACCTGCATTTCACCTGACAATGCTATCATTGCTCTAGGCAGTGAAATGTCTGGTGGAATTCAAGATGTTAGAGCTGAAGACATCACCGCCTTTAATATGCAAGCAGGTGTTAGAATCAAGACTGCTATCGGAAGAGGAGCTTATGTGAAGGACATTTATGTAAGAAGATTGACCTTGAAGACAGCCAAGTATGTTTTCTGGATGATGGGTAATTATGATAAGCACCCTGACAATGGATTATTCGATCCAAAAGCCCTTCCAAAGATTCATGGAATTAATTATAGAGACGTGGTGGCAGAGAATGTTACTTATTCAGCAAGACTTATAGGAATCTCTAATGATCCTTTTACAGGAATATGCATTTCTAATGCGACTTTTACGTTGACTGCGAAGCCAAAGGAATTGCAATGGAACTGTACTAATATTGCGGGGGTGACAAGCAATGTGACTCCTAAGCCGTGCAATTTGTTGCCCGAGAAAAAAGGTGTTAATTGTCACTTTCCTGAAGATAAGCTTCCCATTGAACATGTTCGGTTGAAGAGATGTTCTGCTACCACTCCCTAA
- the LOC133858289 gene encoding probable polygalacturonase, with product MLHSHTKQVIQIISAILILGVAECTVKLSSTLQYRAINCRKHSAFLTEFGAVGDGKTSNTKAFKAAIDSLSKYASDGGAQLIVPPGKWLTGSVSLTSHFTLFLHKDALILASQDESEWPQIPPLPSYGRAFSGRFRSLIFGTNLTDVVITGNNGTIDGQGVTWWTKYNSGGFLNVSRPGMIELMYSNQIQISNLTLINSPFTFVHPVYSSDILIQGLTILAPIDSPNTDGIEPDSCTNTRIEDCFIAPGDDCIFVKSGIDQSGIRFGMPTKQLVIRRLTCISPDNAIIALGSEMSGGIQDVRAEDITAFNMQAGVRIKTAIGRGAYVKDIYVRRLTLKTAKYVFWMMGNYDKHPDNGLFDPKALPKIHGINYRDVVAENVTYSARLIGISNDPFTGICISNATFTLTAKPKELQWNCTNIAGVTSNVTPKPCNLLPEKKGVNCHFPEDKLPIEHVRLKRCSATTP from the exons ATGTTGCATTCGCACACCAAGCAG GTTATTCAGATCATCTCAGCAATCCTTATATTGGGAGTCGCAGAATGTACAGTTAAGCTTTCGTCCACCTTGCAGTACCGGGCAATAAATTGTCGAAAGCACAGCGCATTTTTGACGGAATTTGGAGCTGTTGGCGATGGAAAAACATCAAACACCAAGGCTTTCAAGGCTGCAATTGATAGCCTCAGCAAGTATGCATCAGATGGTGGGGCGCAGCTTATTGTACCCCCAGGAAAATGGTTAACTGGGAGCGTTAGTCTCACTAGCCATTTTACTCTTTTTCTCCACAAGGATGCTCTTATTCTTGCATCTCAG GATGAATCAGAATGGCCTCAAATTCCTCCATTGCCTTCTTATGGCAGAGCATTTAGTGGACGGTTCCGCAGTCTTATTTTTGGTACAAATCTCACAGACGTCGTAATCACCG GCAACAATGGCACGATTGATGGCCAAGGTGTAACTTGGTGGACAAAGTATAATAGTGGCGGATTCTTGAATGTGAGCCGACCAGGCATGATTGAGCTTATGTACTCTAATCAAATCCAGATATCTAATCTTACACTAATTAACTCTCCATTCACGTTTGTCCATCCAGTATATAGCAG TGATATACTAATCCAAGGGCTGACGATCCTTGCACCGATTGACTCTCCTAACACTGATGGGATAGAGCCAG ATTCATGCACAAACACTCGTATTGAGGACTGCTTCATAGCACCAGGGGATGACTGCATTTTCGTGAAAAGTGGTATTGATCAATCTGGAATTAGATTTGGAATGCCCACAAAGCAGCTTGTCATCAGAAGGCTTACCTGCATTTCACCTGACAATGCTATCATTGCTCTAGGCAGTGAAATGTCTGGTGGAATTCAAGATGTTAGAGCTGAAGACATCACCGCCTTTAATATGCAAGCAGGTGTTAGAATCAAGACTGCTATCGGAAGAGGAGCTTATGTGAAGGACATTTATGTAAGAAGATTGACCTTGAAGACAGCCAAGTATGTTTTCTGGATGATGGGTAATTATGATAAGCACCCTGACAATGGATTATTCGATCCAAAAGCCCTTCCAAAGATTCATGGAATTAATTATAGAGACGTGGTGGCAGAGAATGTTACTTATTCAGCAAGACTTATAGGAATCTCTAATGATCCTTTTACAGGAATATGCATTTCTAATGCGACTTTTACGTTGACTGCGAAGCCAAAGGAATTGCAATGGAACTGTACTAATATTGCGGGGGTGACAAGCAATGTGACTCCTAAGCCGTGCAATTTGTTGCCCGAGAAAAAAGGTGTTAATTGTCACTTTCCTGAAGATAAGCTGCCCATTGAACATGTTCGGTTGAAGAGATGTTCTGCTACCACTCCCTAA
- the LOC133858286 gene encoding probable polygalacturonase isoform X2, with amino-acid sequence MLHSHTKQVIQIISAILILGVAECTVKLSSTLQYQAINCRKHSAVLTEFGAVGDGKTSNTKAFKAAIDSLSKYASDGGALLIVPPGKWLTGSFSLTSHFTLFLHKDALILASQDESEWPQIPPLPSYGRAFSGRFRSLIFGTNLTDVVITGNNGTIDGQGVTWWAKYNSGGFLNVSRPGMIELMYSNQIQISNLTLINSPFTFVHPVYSSDILIQGLTILAPIDSPNTDGIEPDSCTNTRIEDCFIAPGDDCIFVKSGIDQSGIRFGMPTKQLVIRRLTCISPDNAIIALGSEMSGGIQDVRAEDITAFNMQAGVRIKTAIGRGAYVKDIYVRRLTLKTAKYVFWMMGNYDKHPDNGLFDPKALPKIHGINYRDVVAENVTYSARLIGISNDPFTGICISNATFTLTAKPKELQWNCTNIAGVTSNVTPKPCNLLPEKKGVNCHFPEDKLPIEHVRLKRCSATTP; translated from the exons ATGTTGCATTCGCACACCAAGCAG GTTATTCAGATCATCTCAGCAATCCTTATATTGGGAGTCGCAGAATGTACAGTTAAGCTTTCGTCTACCTTGCAGTACCAGGCAATCAATTGTCGAAAGCACAGCGCGGTGTTGACGGAATTTGGAGCGGTTGGCGATGGAAAAACATCAAACACAAAGGCTTTCAAGGCTGCAATTGATAGCCTCAGCAAGTATGCATCAGATGGTGGGGCGCTGCTTATTGTACCCCCGGGAAAATGGTTAACTGGGAGCTTTAGTCTCACTAGCCATTTTACTCTTTTTCTCCACAAGGATGCTCTTATTCTCGCATCTCAG GATGAATCAGAATGGCCTCAAATTCCTCCATTGCCTTCTTATGGGAGAGCATTTAGTGGACGGTTCCGCAGTCTTATTTTTGGTACAAATCTCACAGACGTCGTAATCACCG GCAACAATGGCACGATTGATGGCCAGGGTGTAACTTGGTGGGCAAAGTATAATAGTGGCGGATTCTTGAATGTGAGCCGACCAGGCATGATTGAGCTTATGTACTCTAATCAAATCCAGATATCTAATCTTACACTAATTAACTCTCCATTCACGTTTGTCCATCCAGTATATAGCAG TGATATACTAATCCAAGGGCTGACGATCCTTGCACCGATTGACTCTCCTAACACTGATGGGATAGAGCCAG ATTCATGCACAAACACTCGTATTGAGGACTGCTTCATAGCACCAGGGGATGACTGCATTTTCGTGAAAAGTGGTATTGATCAATCTGGAATTAGATTTGGAATGCCCACAAAGCAGCTTGTCATCAGAAGGCTTACCTGCATTTCACCTGACAATGCTATCATTGCTCTAGGCAGTGAAATGTCTGGTGGAATTCAAGATGTTAGAGCTGAAGACATCACCGCCTTTAATATGCAAGCAGGTGTTAGAATCAAGACTGCTATCGGAAGAGGAGCTTATGTGAAGGACATTTATGTAAGAAGATTGACCTTGAAGACAGCCAAGTATGTTTTCTGGATGATGGGTAATTATGATAAGCACCCTGACAATGGATTATTCGATCCAAAAGCCCTTCCAAAGATTCATGGAATTAATTATAGAGACGTGGTGGCAGAGAATGTTACTTATTCAGCAAGACTTATAGGAATCTCTAATGATCCTTTTACAGGAATATGCATTTCTAATGCGACTTTTACGTTGACTGCGAAGCCAAAGGAATTGCAATGGAACTGTACTAATATTGCGGGGGTGACAAGCAATGTGACTCCTAAGCCGTGCAATTTGTTGCCCGAGAAAAAAGGTGTTAATTGTCACTTTCCTGAAGATAAGCTTCCCATTGAACATGTTCGGTTGAAGAGATGTTCTGCTACCACTCCCTAA
- the LOC133861849 gene encoding probable polygalacturonase, translated as LGLHTISSVLILGMLSLRFAECKTTKVSLQYQAINCRKHSALLTDFGAVGDGNTSNTKAFKVAIHSLSKYAAHGGAQLIVPPGKWLTGSFNLTSSHFTLFLEKDAVILASQDESEWPQVSPLPSYGRGRDAYGGRFSSLIFGTNLTDVVITGNNGTIDGQGATWWKKYRSGGFLNVTRPYTIELMHSNQIQISNLTLINSPAWFVHPVYSSDILIQKLTILAPIDSPNTDGINPDSCTNTRIEDCFIVSGDNCIAVKSGWDQYGIRYGMPTKHLIIRRLTCISPDSATIALGSEMSGGIQDVRAEDITAINTQSGVRIKTAIGRGAFVKDIYARRLTFKTMKFVFWMSGAYGQHSDGGFDPNAIPQIQGINYKDVVAENVTISARLDGIANDPFTGICISNATFTLTAKPDELQWNCTNIQGVTSNVTPKPCSLLPEQKGVDCHFPEDKLPIDDVQLKTCYATIA; from the exons cttggtcttcacaCCATCTCATCAGTTCTTATATTGGGAATGCTAAGTCTACGATTTGCAGAGTGCAAAACAACTAAAGTTTCCTTGCAGTACCAGGCAATAAATTGTCGAAAGCACAGCGCGCTTTTGACGGATTTTGGAGCGGTTGGCGACGGAAACACATCAAACACCAAGGCTTTCAA AGTGGCAATTCATAGCCTCAGCAAGTATGCAGCACATGGTGGGGCGCAACTTATTGTACCTCCGGGAAAATGGTTAACTGGGAGCTTTAATCTCACTAGCAGccatttcactctttttcttgaaaaagatGCAGTCATTCTTGCATCTCAA GATGAGTCAGAATGGCCTCAAGTTTCTCCACTTCCTTCTTATGGTAGAGGAAGGGATGCATATGGTGGACGGTTCAGCAGTCTTATTTTTGGTACAAATCTCACAGACGTCGTAATCACCG GAAACAATGGCACGATTGATGGCCAGGGTGCAACTTGGTGGAAAAAGTATCGTAGTGGCGGATTCTTGAATGTGACCCGACCGTACACGATTGAGCTTATGCACTCTAACCAAATCCAGATATCTAATCTTACACTAATCAACTCCCCAGCGTGGTTTGTCCATCCCGTATATAGCAG TGATATACTAATCCAAAAGCTGACGATCCTTGCGCCAATTGACTCTCCCAACACTGATGGGATAAACCCAG ATTCGTGCACAAACACTCGTATTGAGGATTGCTTCATAGTCTCAGGAGATAACTGCATTGCCGTGAAAAGTGGTTGGGATCAATATGGAATCAGATATGGAATGCCCACAAAACACCTAATCATCAGAAGGCTTACTTGCATTTCCCCTGACAGTGCAACCATTGCTCTTGGCAGTGAAATGTCTGGTGGAATTCAAGACGTTAGAGCTGAAGACATCACAGCCATTAATACGCAGTCAGGTGTGAGGATCAAGACTGCCATCGGAAGAGGAGCTTTTGTGAAGGACATATATGCAAGAAGATTGACCTTCAAGACAATGAAGTTTGTTTTCTGGATGTCAGGCGCTTACGGTCAGCACTCTGACGGTGGATTCGATCCAAATGCCATTCCACAGATTCAAGGAATTAACTATAAAGACGTGGTGGCCGAGAATGTTACTATTTCAGCAAGACTTGATGGAATCGCTAATGATCCTTTTACAGGAATATGCATTTCTAATGCAACTTTTACGTTGACTGCGAAGCCAGATGAATTGCAATGGAACTGTACTAATATTCAGGGGGTGACAAGCAATGTGACTCCTAAGCCGTGCAGTTTGTTGCCTGAGCAAAAAGGTGTTGATTGTCACTTTCCTGAAGACAAGCTGCCCATTGACGATGTTCAGTTGAAGACATGTTATGCTACCATTGCCTAA